A segment of the Corynebacterium resistens DSM 45100 genome:
TCGCCCAAGCCACGCAGACGACGGGTCGGTGCGATCTCCAACTGGTTCATGATTTCCTCGGCCTTGACCTTGCCAACCTTAGGCAGGGAAACCAACAGGGAGTGAACCTTCATCTTGCCCAGGATCGGGTCAGTCTCAGCGTCCTTGAGCACCTGCTTCAGGTCGGTAGCGCCACGCTTCAGCTTCTCGCGAAGTTCTGCACGAACCTTGCGGGCCTCAGCAGCCTTCTTGAGTGCTTCTGCGCGCTGCTCCGGGGTCAACTGGGGAAGTGCCACGGGATCCTCCGTCTTTCTTGTTTTTCTCGTTGTCGATTGGGTTATTCAAGTTTGTCTCATGGTGTGTGATCCCGCTTGCGAAATCACACTTGCCGAAGAGGATACGACCGCACCCTCCGGCTTCCTTCGTACCGTTTCGGCGCCGCTCATTACTTCTGAGCGAGGCCAGTCATATCGGTCGAAGTCACCGTGTTCGAACCATCTCCGACGGTGAGTTATCGAAGGCAAAGGTGGATACTAGGTTATTAAAACCATCTCTGCCAACCGACACACCTTAAATGACTGTAGATCACTCGCGCTCTTTGGGGGCCTTGTTTTCACCAACAAACCATCAAAGTCGCGATGCATCAGAGCTGTGTGCGAAACGACGAATGAAAGTTTAGCACGGGTTTGCGCTGCTAAACCAACATCTCACGCGTGACTTTAGCCACCGCGGCACCAAGTTCACCCACGTCCGGACCGGCCCGCAGGATTCCACGGGATACATTCGGACTCACCAAATGCGCCGCCCTACCCGCGATTCGCCTGACGTCATCCATCGTCCCGCCTTGGGCACCCACACCAGGCATGAGCACCATCCCACCTACTTCATCCAAGCACGGCGGCGCGGCTACAGTTGCGCCCACAACCACACCTAAGTTGCCGGCTGATGTCCCATAGTTGGCATTCCGCGCAGCAACGCGGTTTACGATGTCTTGAGCCAAGGTAACGGGTATCCGCTCCCCTTTTGCTCCAGCATCTTCTCTTTGCGACGCCACATTCTGCTCGCCAGCACTTTCTGCGGGAATCACAGCCCGCTGCACCGCTGGTGCCTCGGGATTGCTTGTCGCTGCGAGAACGATCACACCCGCACCGTTCGCATCGGCGAGTTCAATCACTGGCTGCAATGAATCAAACCCCAGCCACGGTGAAACCGTAACGGCGTCTGCACATAGCGGAGAGTCGCTATCAACCCAAGCGCGGGCGTAACCCGCCATGGTGCTGCCAATGTCCCCCCGTTTGGCGTCGGCGATAACAAGAACACCGTGGCGCCGCAGCTCAGCGATGGTTTCCTCCAGCACCGCGAACCCAGCGGAGCCGAAGGCCTCATAGAAGGCAATCTGTGGCTTGACGACACAGGCTACGGGGGCAAAGGCCTCCACACAGATCCTGCTGAACTCGCGCAAACCGTCAATCGAGATGGGCAAATCCCAATCACTCAACAGCTGTTCATGAGGGTCAATCCCCACGCACAGCTGCCCAAACTGTTCGGCGCGTTCCAAAAACCTTTCGCCGAAGGTTTGGGGAGCTAGGCGCCTGGAGGTCGGGCTTATCATGCGTGCTCCACGTCTTGGATGGCATACACACCTGGTTCGGCACGCAAGCGGGCTTCAATGCCCTGCACGGCAGCAACAATGCCCTGCACGGTGGTTACGCATGGCACACCGTAATTCACTGTTGCAGAACGGATCTCGTAACCATCGCTACGCGCGTGGTCAGAGCCAGCTGGGGTGTTGATGACCAAGTCCACTTCTCCGTCACGGATGTAGTCGACCACGGTGCGCACTTCGCTTTCAGCTTCACCATTGCTGCGTTGCGCATTGTCTTCACCATCGGTGGCCAAGAACTGATCAACTTCCGTCACCTTTGCCACCGTGGAGCAGTCCACACCGTTGCGGCGCAGCATCTCGGCGGTTCCAGTTGTGGCTAGGATTTCAAAGCCCAGGGTTGCCAAGCGCTGAATCGGCAGCAACAGCGTTCGCTTGTCACGGTTCGCTACGGAAACAAAGACCTTGCCCGATGTCGGCAACTCACCGAAAGCGGCCAGCTGACTCTTCGCGTAGGCGATTCCAAATTCGCGATCCAGTCCCATAACCTCGCCAGTGGACTTCATCTCAGGGCTCAATAGTGAGTCCATCACACGGCCATGTGGAGTGCGGAAACGGTTGAACGGCATGACGGCTTCCTTCACCGCAATGAGGTGACCCAATGGCAAGGAACCTCCATCACGGTCCTTGGGCAGCATGCCCTCATCCAACAGTTCTTCGATAGTGGCACCCAACATAATTCGGGAAGCGGCCTTGGCTAAACCAACCCCGGTTGCCTTTGAAACAAAAGGCACGGTTCGGGATGCGCGCGGGTTGGCTTCGATTACGTAGAGAGTGTCGTCCTTGAGTGCATACTGCACATTCATCAATCCCTTGACACCGATGCCGTGCGCAAGCGCGGTGGTGTAACGACGGACCTCTTCAATGTCGCGCTTACTCAACGTCACTGGAGGGAGGGCACATGCGGAGTCTCCGGAGTGGATACCTGCTTCCTCGATGTGCTCCATCACTCCCGCAAGGTAAACATTCTCGCCATCGCACAACGCATCGACATCGATCTCAATCGCAGAGTCTAGGAACCGATCCACCAACACTGGGTGATCAGCCGTGATTTCGGTGGCACGGGAAATGTAATCCTCGAGGCTGGATTCGTCATAGACGATCTCCATTCCACGACCACCCAGAACGTAGGACGGGCGCACCAAAACCGGATAGCCGATACGAGCAGCCACATCTCGTGCTTCCTCAAAGCTAGTCGCGGTGCCATACTCAGGCGCCGGCAACCCTGCGCGGCCTAGAACCTTTCCGAACTCACCGCGGTCCTCTGCGAGGTTGATGGCTTCTGGGCTTGTCCCGACGATTGGCACGCCAGCGTCGGCCAGTCGTTGTGCTAGCCCCAGTGGAGTTTGCCCACCAAGTTGAACGATCACACCTGCGATCTCGCCCGATTGTGCTTCAGCGTGGTAAACCTCCATGACATCTTCGAAGGTCAATGGCTCAAAGTACAGGCGATCGGCCGTGTCATAGTCGGTGGAAACAGTCTCAGGGTTGCAGTTGACCATTACGGTCTCATACCCTACCCGGGATAACTCGAGGGCAGCGTGCACACAGGAATAATCGAACTCGATACCTTGGCCGATACGGTTTGGGCCGGAGCCGAGGATCAGAACTTTCTTCTTATCCTTCTGCTCGGCCACTTCAGACTCCGCAGCCGGATCCAGCTCATAGGATGAGTAGTGGTAAGGGGTCTTTGCTTCAAACTCGGCCGCACACGTGTCCACAGTCTTAAATACCGGGCGGATGCCAAGGGACCAGCGCAAAGAGCGGACTCCGTCTTCGCCTGCGAGCTCTGGGCGGAGGGCGGCAATCTGACGATCAGAGAGGCCATAGTATTTAGCCTCGCGGAGGAGTTCTTCGGTGAGCACGGGGGCGTCGACCAATTCCTGTCGGAAATCAATCAGAGCCTTCACCTCGTGCAGGAACCATGGGTCGATGCCGGAGGCCTTGTACACCTCGTCGATGGTGGCGCCGAGGCGCAAGGCCAGCTCGACATCATACATGCGCCCTTCGGTAGGACGTTGTAGGTCCTCGAGAATGGCGTCCTTATCCGTGGCGCGTTCGCCTGCGAAGTACTCGTCTGTGGTCGTCCAGAATCCCGATTGCTTGGTTTCCAAGGAGCGCATGACCTTGTTCAAGCCGGTGATGTAATTGCGTCCGACCGCCATGGCCTCACCCACGGACTTCATGGTGGTGGTCAAGGTATCATCGGCACCGGGGAACTTCTCGAAGGCAAAGCGCGGAGCCTTGACGATTACGTAGTCGAGGGTGGGCTCGAAAGCGGCGGGCGTGACCTCGGTAATGTCATTGCGAACTTCATCCAACGTGTAGCCAATCGCCAACTTAGCAGCGAGCTTCGCGATGGGGAATCCCGTGGCCTTGGAGGCAAGAGCCGAGGAACGGGAAACGCGCGGATTCATCTCAATGGTGATGATGCGGCCATCCCTCGGGTTAACCGCGAACTGAATATTGCAACCGCCCGTATCCACACCGACCTCGCGAAGAATGGCGATGCCTTGATCACGCATTACTTGGTACTCGCGATCAGTCAAGGTCATGGATGGCGCAACGGTGACCGAATCGCCAGTGTGCACGCCCAGCGCATCAACGTTTTCAATGGAACAGACAACGACTACGTTGTCCTTTCCGTCGCGCATGAGCTCGAGCTCGAACTCCTTCCACCCCAGAATGGATTCCTCGATGAGGACATTAGCTTCAGGAGATGCGGCTAGGCCTCCGCCGGCAATACGCTCGAGGTCTTCCTCGGTGAAAGCCAGACCGGAACCGAGGCCACCCATCGTGAAGGATGGGCGGACAACAACAGGCAGCCCCAGCTCTGCGACAGCTTCGTGCACCTCGTCCATGTTGTGGCACACGCGGGAGCGGGCGGAAGCACCACCGATCTTCTCAACGATGTCCTTAAACTTCTGACGGTCTTCACCGCGCTCAATGGCGTCGATATCAGCACCGATGAGCTCTACACCGTACTTATCGAGAATGCCTAAGCGGTCCAACTGAATGGCCGCATTGAGAGCGGTCTGGCCACCCAAAGTTGCGAGAACTGCGTCGACCTTATGGCCAGCATCCTGCTCAGCCTGGAAAATCTTCTCGATGTACTCCGGCTGAATTGGCTCGATATAGGTGTGATCCGCGAACTCCGGATCGGTCATGATGGTCGCTGGATTGGAGTTGATCAGCGTTACCCGCAGACCTTCTTCCTTCAGCACGCGACATGCTTGAGTACCGGAGTAGTCGAACTCGCAGGCCTGACCAATGACGATGGGGCCAGAACCGATGACGAGAACGTGGTTAATGTCTTCACGACGTGGCATAGGGTTTCCTTAAAACTATGTGCTTTTGAGCTGGTTATTAGGGTTAAAGCCGTTGTGCTAGGCGACCGCTATGGTCGCCTGCTTCTCTAGGCCTTATCCAACATCTCGAAGAACTGATCAAACAGCGGATTCGCATCGTGCGGGCCTGCTGCGGATTCGGGGTGGTACTGCACGGAGAACGCGGACCCATCGAGCAAAGCCACGCCTTCGACCACATCATCGTTCAAACACGTATGAGTGACCTGAGCCTCACCATAGGGAGTATCGAATTTCTCCCCTGGCTTACCCCTCAGCGCAAAACCGTGATTCTGCGCGGTGATATCGATTCGGCCCGTGACGTGGTTGATGACGGGCACATTCACGCCGCGGTGACCAAACTTCAACTTGTAGGTCTCCATGCCTAATGCACGGCCAAGAATCTGGTTTCCAAAGCAAATACCGAAGAAAGGGATCTTCGCTTCCAGTACCTTTTTGACCTCTGCCACGGTGGCATCAGCTGTGGCGGGGTCACCGGGGCCATTGGAAACAAACACACCGGTCGCACAGTGTTCTGTCATGAGTTCCTGTACGCGTTCAAACTTCGTGTCGTGGGGAACGACAACTGTACGTACCCCGCGCTTAGAGAACTCCCGCGGGGTGTTGGTCTTGATCCCCATGTCGTAAGCGATGACGGTGTAACGGGGTTCACCATCTGGCTCCACAATATAAACCTCATCGGTGGATACATCGCCGGCGAGGTCAGCGCCTTCCATCGATTCTTGGGCCTTGACCTGACTAATCATGTCCTCGTCGCTGGCCAGCGCGGCGTCACCGGAAAAAATTCCCGCAGCGACCGAGCCCTTGTCACGAAGGTGACGAACGATGGCGCGGGTGTCCACCCCCTTGATGCCAATGACGTTCTGAGCAGCCATCTCCTCTTCCAAGCTGCGGTTGGCCCGCCAGTTGCTAACCGTGTGGGACAGGTCGCGAATGACGAGGCCGGCGACCCAGATTTTGTCGTCGCGAGACTCCCCATCTTCATCATTCCAGCCAGTGTTGCCGATCTGCGGTGCGGTGGCGACAACAATTTGGCGGTGGTAACTCGGGTCGGTCATGGTCTCTTGGTAACCGGTCATGGCGGTGGTGAAGACCGCCTCGCCAAGGGTGGTGCCCTGAGCGCCGAAAGCGCGGCCGCGGAAGATCCGACCATCGGCCAGAACTAGGGCTGCTGGGGTGCGGGTCATGAGTGTCCTCTTTTCCTTGTGACTTTTTTGAGTTGTTGCGGTGTGCAGGCAGTGGTGCCGGTTCCTTGTTTCGACGCCACGCTGTTGCGCTTACTCGGTTACCGCTCGACCATCGCGGCAAGTGACCTTGCCACGCAGAATCGTGGTGCTAATTTTGACAGGCATATCCATGCCCTCGTACGGAGTGTTGCGAGATTTCGAGGCCATCTTCTCCCCCTCGGCTACCCACGAGGTGTTCGTATCCACCACGCACAGATTCGCGGGTTCCCCCACAGCAATGGGACGACCGTGCCCAGGAAGCTTCGTGATTTGTGCAGGGCGCTCAGACATCACGCGTGCGACGAACCGCCAATCTTGGTCGCCATTGAGAACGAAAATACGCGCGATGAGCGCCAAAGAAGTTTCGAGCCCCAGCATGCCGGGCCGAGCTTTATCGAACTCGCAGCACTTTTCTTCGGACCCATGGGGAGCGTGATCGGTAGCCACGCAATCGACGATGCCATCGATAAGTGCTTGGCGCAGGGCGAGAGTGTCGCGCTGTTCGCGTAGCGGAGGGTTCACGCGGTTTACCCCATCGAAGGTTTCAAGCCGTTCATCCGTGAGAATCAAGTGGTGGGGAGTGACCTCAGCAGTCAGAGGAATATCCTGCGACTTCGCCCATTTAAGTAGCTCCACGGTGCCTTCGGTGGAGGCGTGGCAGATATGTACTCGACCGCCGTAATCGCGTGCCATGATCGCATCGCGAGCCACGATGGATTCTTCAGCAACACGTGGCCAGCCCCGCAGCCCAAGGCGAGCTGCGTTCTCACCCTCATGAGCCACGGCGCCTTCGGTGAGGCGTGGCTCCTCGCAGTGTTGTGCCAGCAAAACGTCTACGCCACGGGAATACTCAATAGCGCGGCGCATCAAACGTGGATCGTCGACACATTTTCCGTCATCGGAGAACATGCGCACTTTGGCATCGGAATCGGCCATCATCCCAAACTCAGTGAGTTCCTTGCCTTCGAGCCCCTTGGAAATGGAGCCGACGGGGTGTACATCACACAAGTTCGTCTTCTGACCCTTGTACCACACGGTCTCTGCCACGGTGGGGTTATCCATCACCGGTGCAGTATTGGCCATCGTAAACACAGCGGTGAATCCGCCTTGGGCTGCGGAGGCAGAACCGGTGGCCACGGTCTCAGTGTCTTCTCGGCCCGGTTCGCGGAGGTGAACATGCATATCGACGAGCCCGGGAAGCAAGATCTGCCCATCTAGGTCCAGTACCTCTGCTTCGCTGGCTGCATGTGCTGAAGCTTCGGGACCAATCTCGGCGATGAGGCCGTCCCGAACTAGGACATCAGTCGGTTCGCCCTCCCCGTAGACCAATATGCCGCGCAGAACTAGCTCATTTTCCGGCCCAGCTGGTGCTGGTGCAAGATCTCCGGTGGCTGGGTATGCGTGGTCGTCGAGGTAGGCGGCGGAAGGTGATTTGTCGTTGTTGGTCATGGCATTAATCTCCTTGATACTTCCTAGAAATTCCTACCCCGGCTACGCACGCTGTCCGCGGGGCGAGTTGACGTCAGTACCCTCTGCGACATCGGTACCGACCAGCAGTTGGAAAAGGACAGCCATACGCACCTGCACGCCGGCAGTCACCTGGTCCAGAACTACGGTACGTGGATCATCGGCAACCTCGTCGTTGATTTCCATGCCACGCAGCATTGGGCCAGGATGCATGACGATGGAGTTGGCTTTCAGACGGGCGAGGCGCGCTTTGCTCATGCCAAAGCGGGTCGCATACTCGCGGTGCGATGGGAAAAAACCGCCGTTCATTCGTTCGGCTTGCACGCGCAGCATCATGACCGCATCCGCGCCAGCGAGCTCCGCATCCATGTTGTGGGAGATCCGGACCTGGTGGCCATCCATTCCCCATTTCTCCACACCAAACGGCAACAGCGTAGGGGGCGCAACGAATGTCACGTCCGCACCCAATCGGGTCAGCAATTGTGCGTTGGATCTAGCCACGCGAGAGTGCATGATGTCGCCGACGATGACGATGTGTTTGCCCTCGATATCTCCAATGTGCCGGCGCATCGTGACAGCATCTAGCAGCGCTTGGGTCGGGTGCTGATTAGACCCGTCACCTGCGTTGATAATGGCGGTATCGCCCAGCCAATTCGCAACTTGTCGTGCCGCGCCAGACGAGGGGTGGCGAATAATGATGGCATCGGCACCAACAGCCTGCAGGGTCAGCGCCGTATCCTTTAACGACTCCCCCTTCTTCACACTGGATCCGGACGCCGAAACGTTGATGACGTCTGCGCTCATCCACTTGCCTGCGGTCTCAAAAGATGATCGAGTCCGTGTTGAGTTCTCATAGAACATCGTGAAGACGGTGCGTCCCCGTAGCGTAGGTAGCTTCTTTAGCTCCCGGCCATCCAACACTTCGGCGAAACGATCCGCTTCATCCAGCAATCCCACAATCTCTTCGCGGTTGAGGTCCGCAATACTAATGAGGTGTTGCATGTGCGCCTACTTCCCTACCTTTTCTTCGCTCGACGCCGCGGGCTTGTGCAACTCCACAAGATCTTGGCCATCGAGTTCCGCGAGACTGACAGTGATATCTTCCGTGGTCGAGGTGGGAATGTTCTTGCCCACATAGTCAGCGCGAATCGGTAATTGACGGTGGCCTCGGTCAACAAGCACAGCGACTTGAACCATGTCCGCTCGACCTAGGTCACGAAGGGCGTCAAGGGCGGCTCGGATGGACCGGCCAGAGTAGAGAACATCGTCGACGAGCACAACGGTCGTCCCGTCAATGCCCTCCGATGGAATGTTGGTGGGTTTGAGTGCGCGGTGAGCTTTTGTCCGCAAGTCGTCACGGTACAGCGTGATATCGAGTGAACCGTGGAAAACCTTAACTCCAGAGAATGCGGTGATACGTTCCGCGAGGCGCTCGGCTAGCGGAACACCCCCCGATGGAATTCCCAAAAGCACAACGCGGTTACTGCCCTCACTATCAAGAGCAGTCTTTTCAATGATTTGGTGCGCGATTCTCGCGACAGTTCGCGCCACATCTGCCTCGTCCAGCAAGACAGTGGTGGTGCTAGCATCTGCCGTGTTCATCGTGACCTCCTTTCCCGCCTCTCTGTGCGGTCCGTTAAAGGATGTCCAATTACGGTTTTAAACCTTAGCACGGCTGTGCTTGTTTAGAAGTGGTACTACCCCGACGTGGAGTCAGAATCACCTTCAACAGGCTTTCGATCTGCAGCCTGTGAGTCTTCAGACACCACGTTGCCGATGAGAGCATCTAGTTCAGCGTCCTCAGCAGCTTCGGTAGCCACTTCAGTAGTGTCCGCTTTGGCCGCGGCGGCGTCGGCCAATTTCAAGTCGGCGGCACGGGACACGCCGTCCAGAACGGCATTCACGTATGCAGGGGCTTTGTCATGTGAGTACTGCGCGGCCAACTCGATCCCCTCGGTCATAGCGACCTGATTGGGGACTTCGTCGTTAAACAGCAATTCCCACGCAGCCACGCGCAACACCGCACGATCAACCGCCGGCAGGCGGTCAAGGCGCCACTCGCTAGCAAGATTCATGGAGATTGCATCGTCGATTGCGTCAAGGTTAGTGGCAGTGCCTTCCACGATGGTTGCCGTGTACTCCGGGACAGGCTTAACGGCATTGGCTGGATCCTTTGCAAGCTCCACCCTCTCCTCGACGATCTTTACAGGGTCGAGGTCGCGGAACTCTGCTTCAAAAATGATATCCACTGCGCGCCGGCGAGCTTTGAATCGACTGCCGTGCCGCCTGTAGTTGATTATGTCTTCGCTCACAGTGGGTAATAATCACTTTCCGCTGATCGAACTGATGAAATAAAAAGCATACCCGCAACCTCTGAATTTGCCGCGCTCTCGGCTGCGGGTCTAATGAGCAAAACTAGTTGCTCACGCGGGACAGGTAGGAGCCATCGCGTGTATCGACGCGAACGACATTGCCGGTCTCGAGGAACAATGGGACCTGAATCTCAGCGCCCGTCTCCAAGGTTGCGGGCTTAGTGCCGCCAGTAGAGCGATCGCCCTGCAGACCAGGATCAGTGTGCTCGATGCGCAGATCAACCGAAACAGGGAGCTCGGCGAATAGTGCCTCACCTTCGTGGAAGGAAACCTGCACGGTGGTGTTTTCCAGCAGGAAGCGGGCCCCGTCACCCATCAGGTGTGGTGGCAGCTCAATCTGTTCGAAGTCCTTTTCGTCCATGAGGACGTAATTGGTGCCGTCGTTGTACAGGTAGGTCATGTCACGGCGGTCAACGTTGGCGGTTTCCACCTTAACGCCAGCGTTGAAGGTCTTATCAACAGTCTTGCCAGAGAGAATTTCCTTCAGCTTCGTGCGAACGAATGCTGGCCCCTTACCCGGCTTAACGTGCTGGAACTCAATAATCTGCACCAGCTTGTTATCGAGCTTGAGAACCATGCCATTCTTAAAATCCGCGGTAGTTGCCACGTGCTTAACTCCTCAATTTCTAAATCAGCGATTACGAAAACAAATCACAATCGCATTAGTTGAACGGTGACGTATTCTATCACTTCGACGCCACGCGCTAGACGACCACCAATTCCGTGGGCGAGGCATTGCAGCTGATATGGCCGTCTTTGGTCACCACGTAGGTGTTTTCAATGCGCAAGCCCGTCTTGCCGGGCAGGTAGATACCGGGTTCCACGGTGATCGTCATGCCTTCTTCAAGTATAGATCCCTCATCGACACCAGCAGCAGCCCTTGGCGCCTCGTGTACATCGAGTCCCACACCGTGCCCAGTGGAGTGCACGAAGTACTCTCCATATCCCGCCTCGGTGATCAAGTCCCTACATGCCGCATCAACTGCACGAAGGCTCGTTCCGGGGCGCACCGTAGCCTCCCCAGCCTTCTGTGCCCGATAGACGATGTCATAAATTTCTCGGGCTAATTGATCGGGCTCGCCTACGCAGACTGCTCGGGTCTGGTCCGAGGCATAACCGTCCAGATAAATGCCGAAATCTACAGTTACCAACCCCGGAACGATTTTATCCTTCGAGACCCCCGCATGGGGCTTCGCCCCGTTGGCGCCGCTCGCTAGAATCGTATCGAAACTCAGTGCAGCAGCGCCGGCCAGTCGAAGTCTATTTTCTAAATCAGCAGCGGCTTCAATTTCCGTCAAGCCTTCACGAATACCGCCTTCGGCAATAAACTGCGTCCACACCGAATCTGCCAATTCACCGGCAGCTAGAAGGGCACGCACTTCCCGTTCATCTTTGACGAGGCGTTCTGTCTCCACAGCCTCCGCGAGCACATTTGGATCACCGAGTTGGCGTGCGCTGCCCACGGGCAAGCTGGGTTCCACTGCGAACCCCGCGCTGCCCGCAATGTCTTTCATCAGTGGTAGTAGTCGATTCTCCACGCGGATATCGATATTCTCTGGAGCTCCGGTTTCAAGACGAATCTGGGTATCGTAACGACCATCGGTGCCGAGCACGGAAGTTCCATCAGCACGCAAAAGTAAGACAGCATTTGAGCCACTAAAACCGGTGAGATACTGCACATTCTTTAAATCGGTAACTAGCAAGGCGGCTTCGTCTGCCGAACGAATACGCTCCGCGACCCTCTGTCGTCGTGAGTCGTAATTTGCAATTGCTTCTGGGGAAAGTGTGTCGGCCATTATTTAATTCCTTCCTCACGTGGGTTTCGCTTAGCAAAGCAAATCGATGAAAGCTATCCTAGGACGATTTCGAAGCTATCCTACGACGGTTGCACTCAAATTTTTCATTCTCCAACCAACTACGCGAAATAACTCTCCAACCAACTACGCGAAATAACGCAGCGCTGCGAGGTAGCCGTAGATGCCCAACCCACAAATCACTCCTTTAGCAATCGGGCTGAGGTAACTGTGATGTCTAAACTCCTCGCGCGCATGCACGTTAGAAATATGCACTTCAACGAATCCTTCCCCCTCTGCGATTTCGGCTAGTGAATCGCGCAGTGCTACGGAAGTGTGTGTAAATCCACCGGGGTTGATGATGACCGCATGCCCATCATCAGCCGCCCGGTGGATCCTGTCGATTAGCTCACCCTCTAGG
Coding sequences within it:
- the carA gene encoding glutamine-hydrolyzing carbamoyl-phosphate synthase small subunit, with product MTRTPAALVLADGRIFRGRAFGAQGTTLGEAVFTTAMTGYQETMTDPSYHRQIVVATAPQIGNTGWNDEDGESRDDKIWVAGLVIRDLSHTVSNWRANRSLEEEMAAQNVIGIKGVDTRAIVRHLRDKGSVAAGIFSGDAALASDEDMISQVKAQESMEGADLAGDVSTDEVYIVEPDGEPRYTVIAYDMGIKTNTPREFSKRGVRTVVVPHDTKFERVQELMTEHCATGVFVSNGPGDPATADATVAEVKKVLEAKIPFFGICFGNQILGRALGMETYKLKFGHRGVNVPVINHVTGRIDITAQNHGFALRGKPGEKFDTPYGEAQVTHTCLNDDVVEGVALLDGSAFSVQYHPESAAGPHDANPLFDQFFEMLDKA
- the nusB gene encoding transcription antitermination factor NusB, which produces MSEDIINYRRHGSRFKARRRAVDIIFEAEFRDLDPVKIVEERVELAKDPANAVKPVPEYTATIVEGTATNLDAIDDAISMNLASEWRLDRLPAVDRAVLRVAAWELLFNDEVPNQVAMTEGIELAAQYSHDKAPAYVNAVLDGVSRAADLKLADAAAAKADTTEVATEAAEDAELDALIGNVVSEDSQAADRKPVEGDSDSTSG
- the carB gene encoding carbamoyl-phosphate synthase large subunit; amino-acid sequence: MPRREDINHVLVIGSGPIVIGQACEFDYSGTQACRVLKEEGLRVTLINSNPATIMTDPEFADHTYIEPIQPEYIEKIFQAEQDAGHKVDAVLATLGGQTALNAAIQLDRLGILDKYGVELIGADIDAIERGEDRQKFKDIVEKIGGASARSRVCHNMDEVHEAVAELGLPVVVRPSFTMGGLGSGLAFTEEDLERIAGGGLAASPEANVLIEESILGWKEFELELMRDGKDNVVVVCSIENVDALGVHTGDSVTVAPSMTLTDREYQVMRDQGIAILREVGVDTGGCNIQFAVNPRDGRIITIEMNPRVSRSSALASKATGFPIAKLAAKLAIGYTLDEVRNDITEVTPAAFEPTLDYVIVKAPRFAFEKFPGADDTLTTTMKSVGEAMAVGRNYITGLNKVMRSLETKQSGFWTTTDEYFAGERATDKDAILEDLQRPTEGRMYDVELALRLGATIDEVYKASGIDPWFLHEVKALIDFRQELVDAPVLTEELLREAKYYGLSDRQIAALRPELAGEDGVRSLRWSLGIRPVFKTVDTCAAEFEAKTPYHYSSYELDPAAESEVAEQKDKKKVLILGSGPNRIGQGIEFDYSCVHAALELSRVGYETVMVNCNPETVSTDYDTADRLYFEPLTFEDVMEVYHAEAQSGEIAGVIVQLGGQTPLGLAQRLADAGVPIVGTSPEAINLAEDRGEFGKVLGRAGLPAPEYGTATSFEEARDVAARIGYPVLVRPSYVLGGRGMEIVYDESSLEDYISRATEITADHPVLVDRFLDSAIEIDVDALCDGENVYLAGVMEHIEEAGIHSGDSACALPPVTLSKRDIEEVRRYTTALAHGIGVKGLMNVQYALKDDTLYVIEANPRASRTVPFVSKATGVGLAKAASRIMLGATIEELLDEGMLPKDRDGGSLPLGHLIAVKEAVMPFNRFRTPHGRVMDSLLSPEMKSTGEVMGLDREFGIAYAKSQLAAFGELPTSGKVFVSVANRDKRTLLLPIQRLATLGFEILATTGTAEMLRRNGVDCSTVAKVTEVDQFLATDGEDNAQRSNGEAESEVRTVVDYIRDGEVDLVINTPAGSDHARSDGYEIRSATVNYGVPCVTTVQGIVAAVQGIEARLRAEPGVYAIQDVEHA
- a CDS encoding aspartate carbamoyltransferase catalytic subunit, whose amino-acid sequence is MQHLISIADLNREEIVGLLDEADRFAEVLDGRELKKLPTLRGRTVFTMFYENSTRTRSSFETAGKWMSADVINVSASGSSVKKGESLKDTALTLQAVGADAIIIRHPSSGAARQVANWLGDTAIINAGDGSNQHPTQALLDAVTMRRHIGDIEGKHIVIVGDIMHSRVARSNAQLLTRLGADVTFVAPPTLLPFGVEKWGMDGHQVRISHNMDAELAGADAVMMLRVQAERMNGGFFPSHREYATRFGMSKARLARLKANSIVMHPGPMLRGMEINDEVADDPRTVVLDQVTAGVQVRMAVLFQLLVGTDVAEGTDVNSPRGQRA
- the pyrF gene encoding orotidine-5'-phosphate decarboxylase, with product MISPTSRRLAPQTFGERFLERAEQFGQLCVGIDPHEQLLSDWDLPISIDGLREFSRICVEAFAPVACVVKPQIAFYEAFGSAGFAVLEETIAELRRHGVLVIADAKRGDIGSTMAGYARAWVDSDSPLCADAVTVSPWLGFDSLQPVIELADANGAGVIVLAATSNPEAPAVQRAVIPAESAGEQNVASQREDAGAKGERIPVTLAQDIVNRVAARNANYGTSAGNLGVVVGATVAAPPCLDEVGGMVLMPGVGAQGGTMDDVRRIAGRAAHLVSPNVSRGILRAGPDVGELGAAVAKVTREMLV
- the pyrR gene encoding bifunctional pyr operon transcriptional regulator/uracil phosphoribosyltransferase PyrR, with the protein product MNTADASTTTVLLDEADVARTVARIAHQIIEKTALDSEGSNRVVLLGIPSGGVPLAERLAERITAFSGVKVFHGSLDITLYRDDLRTKAHRALKPTNIPSEGIDGTTVVLVDDVLYSGRSIRAALDALRDLGRADMVQVAVLVDRGHRQLPIRADYVGKNIPTSTTEDITVSLAELDGQDLVELHKPAASSEEKVGK
- the mihF gene encoding integration host factor, actinobacterial type; translated protein: MALPQLTPEQRAEALKKAAEARKVRAELREKLKRGATDLKQVLKDAETDPILGKMKVHSLLVSLPKVGKVKAEEIMNQLEIAPTRRLRGLGDRQRRALLEHFGFEV
- a CDS encoding dihydroorotase, which encodes MTNNDKSPSAAYLDDHAYPATGDLAPAPAGPENELVLRGILVYGEGEPTDVLVRDGLIAEIGPEASAHAASEAEVLDLDGQILLPGLVDMHVHLREPGREDTETVATGSASAAQGGFTAVFTMANTAPVMDNPTVAETVWYKGQKTNLCDVHPVGSISKGLEGKELTEFGMMADSDAKVRMFSDDGKCVDDPRLMRRAIEYSRGVDVLLAQHCEEPRLTEGAVAHEGENAARLGLRGWPRVAEESIVARDAIMARDYGGRVHICHASTEGTVELLKWAKSQDIPLTAEVTPHHLILTDERLETFDGVNRVNPPLREQRDTLALRQALIDGIVDCVATDHAPHGSEEKCCEFDKARPGMLGLETSLALIARIFVLNGDQDWRFVARVMSERPAQITKLPGHGRPIAVGEPANLCVVDTNTSWVAEGEKMASKSRNTPYEGMDMPVKISTTILRGKVTCRDGRAVTE